One window from the genome of Mycolicibacterium gadium encodes:
- a CDS encoding NADH-quinone oxidoreductase subunit M: protein MVTSFPWLTVLWVVPMVGAAIVILLPASLRAASKWLALVVSVVVLAITVLLAVNFDPAGDQYQFVESHKWIPSFGTGYILGLDGIALAIVALTAVLVPLLLIAGWNDVSDQAAWGGRSTHAYFALTLAVEGMVIMSLVSLDILLFYVFFEAMLIPMYFLIGGFGGAGRSKAAVKFLLYNLFGGLVMLAAVIGLYVVTAGSDAFEAGTFDFRLIVEAVSSGEFVVNPAVMNLLFLGFMFAFAVKAPLWPFHRWLPDAAVEATPASAVLMMAIMDKVGTFGMLRYCLQLFPDSATYFRPMIITLAVIGIVYGAIVAIGQTDVMRLIAYTSISHFGFIILGIFVMTSQGQSGSTLYMVNHGLSTAALFLIAGFLVSRKGSRLIESYGGVQKVAPVLAGTFLVSGLATLSLPGLAPFISEFLVLVGTFTRYPVFAVFASTALVLSAVYILWMYQRMMTGPVKDGNDKIRDLVPREILVVAPLIALLIVLGVYPKPALDVINPAVTHTLTTIDQPDPVPQFAEGPTR, encoded by the coding sequence GTGGTGACTTCATTCCCGTGGTTGACGGTTCTCTGGGTGGTGCCGATGGTCGGCGCCGCGATCGTGATCCTGCTGCCCGCATCGCTGCGCGCGGCCTCCAAGTGGCTGGCGCTGGTCGTCTCGGTGGTGGTGCTGGCCATCACGGTGCTGCTCGCGGTCAACTTCGACCCCGCCGGTGACCAGTACCAGTTTGTCGAATCCCACAAGTGGATACCGTCGTTCGGCACCGGCTACATCCTCGGGCTGGACGGCATCGCGCTGGCGATCGTCGCCCTCACGGCGGTGCTGGTGCCGCTGCTGCTGATCGCCGGCTGGAACGACGTCAGCGACCAGGCCGCATGGGGTGGACGCTCCACGCACGCGTACTTCGCGCTCACGCTGGCCGTCGAGGGCATGGTGATCATGTCGCTCGTCTCGCTGGACATCCTGCTGTTCTACGTCTTCTTCGAAGCGATGCTCATCCCGATGTACTTCCTCATCGGCGGGTTCGGCGGTGCGGGTCGGTCCAAAGCGGCGGTGAAGTTCCTGCTGTACAACCTGTTCGGCGGTCTGGTCATGCTGGCCGCGGTGATCGGGCTTTACGTCGTGACCGCGGGCAGCGACGCCTTCGAGGCGGGCACGTTCGACTTCCGCCTGATTGTCGAAGCGGTGTCCAGCGGCGAGTTCGTCGTCAATCCGGCCGTGATGAACCTGCTGTTCCTCGGCTTCATGTTCGCGTTCGCTGTGAAGGCTCCGCTGTGGCCCTTCCACCGCTGGCTGCCCGACGCCGCGGTCGAGGCCACGCCCGCCAGCGCCGTGCTGATGATGGCGATCATGGACAAGGTCGGCACGTTCGGCATGCTGCGGTACTGCCTGCAGTTGTTCCCCGACTCCGCAACGTATTTCCGGCCGATGATCATCACGCTGGCCGTGATCGGCATCGTCTACGGGGCTATTGTCGCGATCGGCCAGACCGATGTGATGCGCCTGATCGCCTACACGTCGATCTCCCACTTCGGCTTCATCATCCTCGGCATCTTCGTGATGACCAGCCAGGGCCAGTCCGGGTCGACGCTGTACATGGTCAACCACGGCCTTTCGACGGCGGCGCTGTTCCTGATTGCGGGATTCCTGGTGTCACGCAAAGGCAGTCGCCTCATCGAGTCGTACGGCGGAGTGCAGAAGGTCGCACCCGTCCTCGCCGGCACCTTCCTGGTGTCGGGGCTGGCGACCCTGTCGCTGCCGGGTCTGGCACCGTTCATCAGCGAATTCCTGGTGCTGGTCGGCACGTTCACCCGCTACCCGGTGTTCGCGGTGTTCGCGTCGACGGCGCTGGTGCTGTCCGCGGTCTACATCCTGTGGATGTACCAGCGGATGATGACTGGACCCGTCAAGGACGGCAACGACAAGATCCGCGATCTCGTCCCACGCGAAATCCTCGTCGTCGCACCGCTTATCGCGCTGCTGATCGTGCTGGGCGTCTATCCCAAACCCGCGCTGGACGTGATCAACCCGGCGGTCACCCACACGTTGACCACCATCGATCAACCTGATCCGGTTCCTCAGTTCGCAGAAGGGCCGACGCGATGA
- the nuoN gene encoding NADH-quinone oxidoreductase subunit NuoN yields the protein MNLTTPVVEYDLLSPMLIVFGVAILGVLVEAFLPRQRRYAAQLVLCLGGLIAALVAVVMLARDLHGTIGHSAIMGAVVIDKPALFLQATILLVGVLGILLIAERQIGTDTEGGNGARGLDGFTPQASAIPGSVAEQLATKAGVIQTEVFPLTMFAVGGMLLFPAADDLLTMFIALEVLSLPLYLLCGLARRQRLLSQEAALKYFLLGAFSSAFFLFGAAMLYGYSGTLDLREIAAVVSAGSGKTSLALIGTAMLLVGVLFKVGAVPFHSWIPDVYQGAPTPITAFMAAATKIAAFGAMLRVFYVALPELRDDWRPVLWAIAILTMVVGTVTAITQTDVKRMLAYSAVAHTGFILTGVIAENESGLSSTLFYLFAYGFSTVGAFAVVSLVRNSAGEEDTAMARWAGLGRRYPVVAVVFSLFLLAFAGIPLTSGFVSKFAVFKAAGEGGAIPLVIVGVLASAVAAYFYVRVIVLMFFTDPPDDAPTVVVPSVLSTAVVTVTAAVTFALGALPQPLLDLANTANQFLR from the coding sequence ATGAATCTGACTACGCCCGTCGTCGAATACGACCTGCTGTCCCCGATGCTGATCGTGTTCGGCGTGGCCATCCTCGGCGTGCTTGTCGAGGCGTTTCTGCCGCGCCAGCGCAGGTACGCCGCTCAGCTCGTGCTGTGCCTCGGCGGCCTGATCGCCGCGCTGGTCGCCGTCGTGATGCTTGCCCGCGATCTGCACGGCACGATCGGCCACTCAGCGATCATGGGTGCCGTCGTCATCGACAAGCCGGCGTTGTTCCTCCAGGCCACGATCCTGCTCGTCGGGGTGCTCGGCATCCTGTTGATCGCCGAACGCCAGATCGGGACAGACACGGAGGGCGGCAATGGAGCTCGCGGCTTGGACGGGTTCACGCCGCAGGCGTCCGCGATTCCCGGCTCGGTGGCCGAGCAACTCGCCACCAAGGCCGGGGTGATCCAGACCGAGGTGTTCCCGCTGACCATGTTCGCCGTCGGCGGCATGCTGCTGTTCCCCGCAGCCGACGACCTGCTGACGATGTTCATCGCGCTCGAGGTGCTGTCGCTGCCCCTGTATTTGCTGTGCGGTCTAGCCCGTCGACAGCGTCTGCTCTCGCAGGAAGCCGCGCTGAAATACTTTCTGCTCGGCGCCTTTTCGTCGGCATTTTTCCTTTTCGGCGCCGCAATGCTGTACGGCTACTCGGGGACCCTGGACCTACGTGAGATCGCCGCGGTCGTGTCCGCCGGGTCCGGGAAGACGTCGCTGGCCCTGATCGGTACGGCGATGCTGCTGGTGGGCGTGCTGTTCAAGGTCGGCGCCGTGCCGTTCCACTCGTGGATTCCCGACGTGTACCAGGGCGCTCCGACCCCGATCACCGCGTTCATGGCCGCCGCCACCAAGATCGCCGCCTTCGGTGCGATGCTGCGGGTGTTCTACGTCGCGCTACCCGAACTGCGTGACGACTGGCGGCCGGTCCTGTGGGCGATCGCGATCCTCACGATGGTCGTGGGCACCGTCACCGCCATCACGCAGACCGACGTGAAGCGCATGCTGGCCTACTCGGCGGTGGCGCATACGGGGTTCATTCTCACCGGTGTGATCGCCGAGAACGAGTCCGGCCTGTCGTCGACCCTGTTCTATCTGTTCGCCTATGGATTCAGCACCGTCGGTGCCTTCGCCGTGGTGAGCCTGGTCCGCAATTCTGCCGGTGAAGAAGACACCGCGATGGCCCGCTGGGCGGGGCTCGGCAGACGGTATCCCGTCGTGGCGGTGGTGTTCTCGTTGTTCCTGCTGGCGTTCGCGGGTATTCCCTTGACGAGCGGGTTCGTCAGCAAGTTCGCGGTCTTCAAGGCCGCGGGCGAGGGCGGCGCGATACCGCTGGTCATCGTCGGCGTGCTCGCCAGCGCCGTCGCCGCGTACTTCTACGTGCGGGTCATCGTGTTGATGTTCTTCACCGACCCGCCCGACGACGCACCGACCGTCGTGGTGCCCAGCGTGCTCAGCACCGCCGTCGTCACCGTCACCGCCGCCGTCACGTTCGCCCTCGGCGCGCTGCCGCAGCCGCTGCTGGACCTCGCCAACACCGCCAACCAGTTTCTGCGCTAG
- a CDS encoding TetR/AcrR family transcriptional regulator — protein sequence MTTAARGRPRDPALDKAIMTAALDSFIEHGIAGMSIEQVAKRAGVGKPTVYRRWSSKEQLVADAIEAFVATGVQWPSRDEIDAVRPQELIRRNIDTAARTAADAMFRALVAQIYGSAVTHPLLMQTYWDHYVGPRRTLAIAMLKRAQSEGSVPPDADLDVLVDMLAGAVTYRVLQPNPPNARQMRRYLESAYRQVGLLP from the coding sequence ATGACGACCGCCGCTCGTGGCCGGCCGCGCGACCCCGCACTGGACAAGGCGATCATGACCGCCGCGCTGGACTCGTTCATCGAACATGGCATCGCAGGGATGAGCATCGAACAGGTCGCCAAGCGCGCGGGCGTCGGAAAGCCGACTGTCTACCGTCGCTGGTCGAGTAAGGAGCAACTCGTCGCGGATGCGATCGAGGCGTTTGTCGCCACGGGAGTGCAATGGCCGTCTCGCGACGAGATTGACGCCGTCAGGCCACAGGAGCTGATCCGCCGCAACATCGATACCGCCGCGCGCACCGCCGCCGACGCGATGTTCCGAGCGCTCGTCGCGCAGATCTACGGCTCTGCGGTGACGCATCCCTTGTTGATGCAGACGTACTGGGACCACTACGTCGGTCCCCGCCGCACATTGGCGATCGCGATGCTGAAGCGGGCTCAAAGCGAAGGCTCGGTTCCACCTGACGCCGACCTCGACGTGCTCGTCGACATGCTCGCGGGCGCCGTCACTTACCGTGTGCTGCAGCCCAATCCGCCCAATGCTCGGCAGATGCGGCGCTACCTCGAATCCGCCTACCGGCAAGTCGGGCTGCTGCCGTGA
- a CDS encoding FAD-dependent monooxygenase gives MLGTSMTQILVVGAGPAGLALACALLQHGVAVRVVDKAAGPATTSRANFLHARGSEVLDRLDALGDLPQRSVRAMQITNFLGDKPIGRIRFGDPGMKTAAPPMVISQAEVEATLRARLSELGGAIEWSTPLADLRQTPSGVVATVGDEEATTAWLIGCDGAASTTRGLAGIGFPRVKISERFLLADVELNWDLDRSGTTGWIHPSGLIGVMPMPGGLWRVFAYDPGQQADKPSESEILARLVQILPERTGRDVRVLDAHWLSMFTVHRGLADTYRRGRVLIAGDAGHIHAPFGGQGMLTGLGDVENLAWKLALVVDGRADVALLDTYESERRPLATEVLRGTSAVTRINVAQSRIGRFIRDRVVAPLFKIPALQRSVTFRASQLWVSYRRGPLAETSLLRGKLTEKPGPGDRVADRDCFRADGASTRLYVELRGRWALLSADESLLQTARAHLGDRIALLRRVDHDNWLVRPDGHLAWRGHDPAALERWLRSALGNGTVR, from the coding sequence ATGTTAGGGACGTCAATGACGCAGATATTGGTTGTCGGAGCCGGTCCGGCGGGATTGGCCCTGGCGTGTGCCCTGCTACAACATGGTGTAGCGGTGCGGGTCGTGGACAAGGCCGCGGGACCGGCCACGACGTCACGGGCGAACTTCCTGCATGCGCGTGGATCGGAGGTGTTGGACCGACTCGATGCACTCGGCGATCTGCCGCAGCGGTCCGTGCGCGCGATGCAGATCACGAACTTCTTGGGCGACAAGCCGATTGGGCGGATCCGCTTCGGCGACCCAGGTATGAAGACGGCCGCTCCACCGATGGTGATCTCGCAGGCCGAGGTCGAGGCAACACTGCGGGCCCGGCTTTCCGAACTCGGCGGCGCGATCGAGTGGAGCACGCCGCTGGCCGACTTGCGCCAAACACCTTCCGGAGTGGTCGCCACCGTTGGAGACGAGGAGGCGACTACGGCGTGGCTGATTGGCTGCGACGGGGCGGCCAGCACCACCCGCGGGCTCGCTGGTATCGGCTTTCCCAGGGTGAAAATCAGCGAGCGCTTCCTGCTTGCCGACGTCGAATTGAATTGGGATCTGGATCGCTCGGGCACCACTGGCTGGATCCATCCGAGCGGATTGATCGGCGTGATGCCGATGCCCGGGGGGCTGTGGCGTGTCTTTGCCTACGATCCTGGTCAGCAGGCCGACAAGCCGAGCGAGTCGGAAATCCTTGCTCGACTCGTGCAGATTCTCCCCGAGCGGACCGGCCGTGACGTTCGTGTTCTCGACGCCCATTGGTTGTCGATGTTCACCGTGCACCGGGGGCTGGCTGACACATATCGGCGTGGCCGGGTGCTGATCGCCGGAGACGCCGGCCATATCCACGCCCCGTTCGGCGGGCAAGGCATGCTCACCGGGCTCGGTGACGTGGAGAACCTCGCGTGGAAGCTCGCTCTCGTCGTCGACGGCCGCGCCGACGTGGCGTTGCTCGACACCTATGAATCAGAGCGTCGGCCGCTGGCCACCGAGGTGTTACGCGGCACCAGCGCGGTCACGCGGATCAATGTGGCCCAAAGCCGTATCGGACGCTTCATCCGCGATCGGGTCGTCGCGCCTCTCTTCAAGATTCCCGCCCTTCAACGGTCGGTCACTTTTCGAGCCTCGCAGCTGTGGGTGAGCTACCGACGGGGTCCGCTGGCCGAAACTTCGCTCTTGAGAGGGAAGCTGACAGAAAAGCCGGGACCGGGTGACCGCGTTGCCGACCGGGACTGCTTCCGCGCTGACGGTGCGTCGACACGCCTCTATGTGGAGTTGCGTGGACGGTGGGCGCTGCTGAGCGCCGACGAGTCGCTACTGCAGACCGCCCGTGCACACCTTGGAGATCGAATTGCCTTGTTGCGCAGGGTAGATCACGACAACTGGCTGGTGCGTCCGGATGGCCACCTGGCCTGGCGAGGCCACGATCCTGCGGCGTTGGAACGCTGGCTGCGATCGGCGCTCGGCAACGGAACGGTCAGATGA
- a CDS encoding TetR/AcrR family transcriptional regulator: MPHQDWDATQTAVLDAVIACAEESGFRALTTRRVADVAGVNEVTIFRRFGSKAKLIAAAFEREAAAIGDQVGEHSGDLRADLERIAAAIWDAAGRRRLTLPVILSELSTNAELRAAAGHSMDAVARVAATLERYQDDGLLLKEPPLQAYASLVGPLVYLGIISRLLPQPPEVDIATHVQRFLDGHAVRVKSNRRKAK; the protein is encoded by the coding sequence GTGCCCCACCAGGACTGGGATGCAACGCAGACTGCGGTACTCGACGCCGTCATTGCGTGTGCCGAAGAAAGTGGGTTCCGCGCGCTGACCACGCGCCGAGTTGCAGATGTTGCCGGCGTCAACGAGGTGACGATATTCCGGCGCTTTGGTTCGAAGGCCAAGCTCATCGCCGCGGCATTCGAGCGCGAGGCCGCCGCCATCGGTGATCAGGTCGGCGAACACAGCGGCGACTTGCGCGCCGATCTCGAACGTATTGCCGCCGCCATCTGGGACGCCGCGGGACGTCGACGGCTCACCCTGCCGGTGATCCTCTCCGAACTATCCACCAACGCGGAACTGCGTGCGGCGGCGGGCCATTCGATGGACGCAGTCGCGCGGGTCGCCGCCACGCTCGAGCGCTACCAGGACGACGGACTGCTGCTCAAGGAGCCACCACTACAGGCTTACGCGTCGCTCGTCGGACCGCTGGTGTACCTCGGCATCATCAGCCGCCTGTTGCCCCAACCGCCGGAAGTCGACATAGCCACCCATGTTCAGCGCTTCCTCGACGGACACGCCGTTCGAGTGAAATCCAACCGAAGGAAGGCGAAATAA
- a CDS encoding HXXEE domain-containing protein: MALGIFILIDPVRRTDPDWVFWLIWPMATLHTIEEYVWPGGFLRYFNGVAWGSADPHGPLTARRAFLTDAVAGLFNPIVVLVMSVTYLPAVWFFIAVLLINGFFHICESLKTGRYFPGAVTGAVVYIPGFTVITNFYVERGLVSGVDLAVTFACGLAFTGAFFFQVRRWQRTDEKDCVPA, from the coding sequence GTGGCACTTGGCATCTTCATCCTGATTGATCCCGTGCGCCGCACGGATCCGGATTGGGTGTTCTGGTTGATCTGGCCGATGGCCACACTGCACACGATCGAGGAATACGTCTGGCCCGGCGGCTTTTTGCGTTACTTCAACGGCGTCGCATGGGGCAGCGCGGATCCCCATGGACCGCTGACTGCGCGACGAGCTTTCCTGACCGATGCCGTCGCCGGTCTTTTCAATCCCATCGTGGTGCTGGTCATGAGCGTCACGTACCTGCCCGCGGTGTGGTTCTTCATCGCTGTTCTGTTGATCAACGGGTTCTTCCATATTTGCGAGTCCTTGAAGACAGGCCGCTACTTCCCCGGTGCGGTCACCGGGGCAGTTGTCTACATCCCCGGCTTCACCGTCATCACTAACTTCTACGTCGAACGCGGTCTCGTTTCCGGCGTCGATCTAGCAGTGACCTTCGCCTGCGGCCTGGCTTTCACCGGGGCGTTCTTCTTCCAGGTTCGCCGCTGGCAGCGAACCGACGAGAAAGATTGTGTGCCAGCATGA
- a CDS encoding enoyl-CoA hydratase, giving the protein MTPTHILARTDHGAVRVLTLNRPEARNALGRDLIRATYTALTDADADDSVRAVVLTGADPAFCAGVDLKEAQRDGTEYFAEFRSHSCIEATGRMRTPIIAAINGAVFTGGLEMALGCDFLIASERAVFADTHARVGILPGGGMTARLPQLVGLGMARRLSMTGEVIDAARAERIGLVTEVVPHEGLLDRALELASQIAEVAGSTMLGLKEIYTTGAAAVIDPALAAEDRIANAQSRDFDGLGDRFRAVTERNKDQIER; this is encoded by the coding sequence ATGACTCCTACACACATCCTCGCCCGAACCGACCACGGCGCGGTCCGAGTACTGACGCTCAACCGCCCTGAAGCCCGAAATGCCCTGGGCCGCGACCTGATCCGCGCGACGTACACTGCGTTGACCGACGCCGACGCCGACGATTCAGTGCGTGCCGTCGTGCTCACCGGCGCCGACCCGGCATTCTGCGCGGGCGTCGACCTCAAGGAGGCGCAGCGCGACGGCACCGAGTATTTCGCGGAGTTCCGGTCGCACAGCTGCATCGAGGCCACCGGGAGAATGCGCACCCCGATCATCGCCGCGATCAACGGGGCGGTGTTCACCGGTGGCCTGGAAATGGCGCTCGGCTGCGACTTTCTCATCGCATCCGAGCGGGCGGTCTTCGCCGACACGCACGCCCGCGTCGGCATCCTGCCCGGCGGCGGAATGACGGCACGCCTGCCCCAGCTCGTCGGCCTCGGGATGGCCAGGCGCCTTTCGATGACCGGCGAAGTCATCGATGCGGCGCGCGCCGAGCGCATCGGCCTGGTGACCGAGGTCGTCCCCCACGAGGGTCTCCTCGACCGGGCGCTGGAGCTGGCGTCGCAGATCGCCGAGGTTGCAGGCTCAACGATGCTGGGGCTCAAGGAGATCTACACGACAGGCGCGGCCGCCGTCATCGATCCGGCATTGGCGGCCGAAGACCGCATCGCGAACGCGCAGAGCCGCGACTTCGACGGCCTCGGCGATCGGTTCCGCGCGGTCACAGAGCGCAACAAGGACCAGATCGAACGCTGA
- a CDS encoding TetR/AcrR family transcriptional regulator gives MKSDVSIVDKTPGAGRPRDPRIDAAILRATAELLVEIGYSNLTMAAVAERAGTTKTALYRRWSSKAELVHEAAFPAAPTAIETPPGDITADIRAMIDATRAVFTSPLVRAALPGLISDMSADADLNARVMDRFTGAYAAVRTRLADAVVRGEVHADIDPDRLVEVIGGATLLRMLLWPDEPLGAEWVDQTTAIVVHGVVA, from the coding sequence ATGAAATCAGACGTGTCGATCGTTGACAAGACCCCGGGCGCCGGGCGGCCCCGCGATCCACGCATTGACGCTGCCATACTTCGCGCCACCGCCGAACTACTTGTGGAAATTGGCTATTCGAATCTCACAATGGCCGCCGTCGCCGAGCGGGCAGGCACCACCAAGACCGCGTTGTACCGGCGATGGTCTAGTAAGGCGGAGCTGGTGCACGAGGCGGCCTTTCCCGCAGCGCCCACCGCGATCGAGACGCCGCCTGGCGACATCACCGCCGACATCCGCGCGATGATCGACGCCACCCGAGCGGTGTTCACCAGCCCGCTGGTACGCGCCGCGCTGCCCGGACTGATTTCCGACATGTCCGCCGACGCCGATCTCAACGCCCGTGTCATGGATCGCTTCACCGGTGCGTACGCCGCGGTGCGTACCCGATTGGCCGACGCCGTCGTGCGCGGCGAGGTACATGCCGACATCGACCCGGACAGGCTCGTCGAGGTGATCGGCGGTGCCACCCTGCTGCGCATGTTGTTGTGGCCCGATGAACCTCTCGGGGCCGAATGGGTTGACCAGACCACCGCGATCGTCGTCCACGGTGTGGTCGCATAG
- a CDS encoding phosphotransferase family protein produces MPSEPAVEDISRLEHSSRDLTALPEVMSQWLSTVMPGGAVPEVTVESGVDSNGMSSETIILTGRWDEDGESREQKFVARVAPAKHDVPVFSSYRMDHQFDVIRIVGEKTDVPVPPVRWLEATGSVLGTQFFLMDYVDGRVPPDVMPYTFGGNWFADAPYENQRELQDSTVEVIAKLHAIPEPEKVFDFLDDGSEPNALRRNFNWLKSWYQFAVPDIGTSSLVERSLEWLEVNWPEDVAATDPVLVWGDSRIGNVLYDGFKPTAVLDWEMATLGPREMDVAWIIFAHMVFQELAGLAGLPGLPDVMREEDVRAVYSQHSGVELGDLKWFYVYSGVIWCCVFMRTTARRVRFGEMEAPEDIESLFYHASVLKRLIGDDA; encoded by the coding sequence ATGCCAAGCGAACCGGCTGTCGAAGACATCAGCCGTCTAGAACACTCAAGCCGCGACCTGACCGCGCTCCCCGAGGTGATGTCGCAATGGCTGTCGACGGTGATGCCCGGCGGGGCCGTTCCCGAGGTCACCGTGGAAAGCGGGGTGGACTCCAACGGCATGTCGTCGGAGACCATCATCCTGACCGGCCGCTGGGACGAAGACGGTGAAAGCCGCGAGCAGAAGTTCGTCGCCCGGGTGGCCCCCGCCAAGCACGACGTTCCGGTGTTCTCGTCCTACCGCATGGACCATCAGTTCGACGTCATCCGCATCGTCGGCGAGAAGACCGACGTGCCGGTGCCCCCGGTGCGCTGGCTGGAAGCCACTGGCTCGGTCCTGGGCACGCAGTTCTTCCTGATGGACTACGTCGACGGACGCGTGCCACCCGATGTGATGCCATATACGTTCGGTGGCAACTGGTTTGCCGATGCCCCCTACGAGAACCAGCGCGAACTGCAGGACAGCACCGTCGAGGTGATCGCCAAGCTGCATGCCATCCCCGAGCCGGAAAAGGTGTTCGACTTTCTCGACGACGGGTCGGAGCCGAATGCATTGCGCCGCAACTTCAACTGGTTGAAATCCTGGTACCAGTTCGCGGTTCCCGACATTGGCACCTCATCGCTGGTGGAGCGCTCGCTCGAGTGGTTGGAGGTCAACTGGCCCGAGGACGTCGCCGCCACCGATCCCGTTCTGGTCTGGGGCGACTCACGCATCGGCAACGTGCTCTACGACGGGTTCAAGCCAACTGCCGTGCTCGACTGGGAGATGGCCACGCTTGGTCCGCGCGAGATGGATGTGGCGTGGATCATCTTCGCTCACATGGTCTTTCAGGAGCTGGCCGGACTGGCCGGCCTACCCGGACTGCCGGACGTCATGCGCGAAGAGGACGTGCGCGCCGTCTACTCCCAGCACAGCGGCGTCGAGCTGGGTGACCTGAAGTGGTTCTACGTGTACTCCGGCGTGATCTGGTGCTGCGTCTTCATGCGGACCACCGCACGTCGGGTCCGCTTCGGCGAGATGGAAGCACCCGAGGACATCGAATCGCTGTTCTACCACGCCTCTGTACTCAAACGACTCATTGGAGATGACGCCTGA
- a CDS encoding DDE-type integrase/transposase/recombinase, producing the protein MAFKAYSIIDIFSRKIVGWRVEQRESDDLATQMFQTAITTHGSPAVVHADSGPAMRSTDLKDLLADLGIAQTHNRPRVSNDNPFSESEFRTMKYRPNYPGIFDDLDAARAWVNSYVSWYNQHHRHSGIALFTPAEVHDGQWTQRWLQRDHALQAYYDTHPERFRARPHTESPKATVGINLPPENDPDRLHAA; encoded by the coding sequence GTGGCGTTCAAGGCGTACTCGATAATTGACATCTTCTCTCGCAAGATCGTGGGCTGGCGCGTCGAGCAACGCGAGAGCGACGATCTCGCCACGCAGATGTTCCAGACCGCGATCACCACCCACGGGTCGCCCGCAGTCGTGCACGCCGATTCTGGGCCGGCGATGCGCTCGACGGATCTCAAAGACCTCCTCGCCGATCTCGGCATCGCTCAGACCCACAACCGGCCACGGGTCAGCAATGACAACCCGTTCTCCGAATCGGAATTCCGCACGATGAAATACCGGCCGAACTATCCCGGTATCTTCGATGATCTCGATGCCGCGCGGGCCTGGGTAAACTCCTATGTCTCCTGGTACAACCAGCACCACCGCCACAGCGGGATCGCACTGTTCACCCCCGCCGAGGTCCACGACGGGCAATGGACGCAGCGGTGGCTCCAACGCGACCACGCCCTCCAGGCCTACTACGACACCCACCCCGAACGATTCCGCGCACGCCCGCACACCGAATCACCCAAGGCCACTGTGGGCATCAACCTCCCACCCGAAAACGACCCCGACCGACTCCACGCAGCTTGA
- a CDS encoding DUF4345 family protein gives MTIAVIAVIGVFFAGMGCYALAVPDAIIRPFGIDLGSAAARSEVRAVYGGFGLAIAGVLGYAAVAEGAVRTGILITVGAALAGMAFGRLVSAVLDERTAFYPNWFYFLVEAVAAAALFVISVR, from the coding sequence GTGACGATCGCGGTCATCGCCGTAATCGGCGTGTTCTTCGCGGGCATGGGCTGCTACGCGCTCGCGGTCCCGGACGCGATCATCCGCCCGTTCGGCATCGACCTCGGGTCGGCGGCGGCACGCTCGGAGGTCCGCGCGGTCTACGGCGGGTTCGGGCTCGCGATCGCGGGGGTGCTCGGATACGCGGCGGTTGCCGAGGGCGCCGTTCGTACGGGCATCCTGATCACCGTCGGCGCCGCGCTGGCCGGCATGGCGTTCGGCCGCCTGGTGTCAGCGGTGCTCGACGAACGAACGGCGTTCTACCCGAACTGGTTCTACTTTCTGGTCGAAGCCGTCGCCGCAGCCGCCCTCTTTGTGATTTCGGTGCGCTAA
- a CDS encoding helix-turn-helix domain-containing protein — MTAGTAAALPQTCCPTVWLWPGQALYAGPSLNLEPHSGSVWCFAAGIGGPLTVTTPDGSTREGTSVLIPPRLTHQLTCRGSGLVSCYLEPTSVRAESCRGRMMQWAGDIGVTHGAETELTFTPVDDESACRWLDLAAPAEQRGVDARIAAAAHRIRTDPATAVPSRELAAEAGLSESRFLHLFRDELGTSLRRYRIWVRLMHAGTAIAGGANLTEAAMKSGFASPSHLADRFKSTFGLSASRLLQTGLQVRTP, encoded by the coding sequence ATGACGGCAGGGACGGCGGCGGCGCTTCCACAAACCTGCTGCCCCACGGTCTGGCTGTGGCCGGGCCAAGCGCTGTATGCCGGCCCGAGCCTGAATCTGGAGCCGCATTCGGGCTCGGTGTGGTGCTTTGCCGCCGGTATCGGCGGACCGTTGACGGTGACGACGCCCGACGGCTCCACCCGCGAAGGCACCAGCGTGCTCATTCCGCCGCGGCTGACCCACCAGTTGACATGCCGCGGCAGCGGGCTGGTGTCCTGCTACCTGGAGCCGACGTCTGTTCGCGCCGAGTCCTGCCGGGGCCGGATGATGCAGTGGGCCGGTGACATCGGAGTTACCCACGGTGCCGAGACCGAGCTGACGTTCACTCCGGTCGACGACGAAAGCGCTTGCCGCTGGCTCGACCTGGCAGCACCAGCCGAGCAGCGGGGTGTCGACGCACGCATCGCGGCCGCAGCGCACCGGATCCGTACGGACCCTGCGACGGCAGTCCCGTCGCGCGAACTCGCCGCCGAAGCCGGGCTCTCAGAGTCGCGGTTCCTCCACCTGTTCCGCGACGAGCTGGGAACAAGCCTGCGGCGCTATCGGATCTGGGTGCGGCTCATGCATGCCGGCACCGCGATCGCGGGCGGTGCCAACCTGACCGAGGCCGCGATGAAGTCCGGCTTCGCGAGCCCGTCGCATCTCGCCGACCGCTTCAAGTCGACGTTCGGGCTCTCGGCTAGCCGACTGCTTCAGACTGGGCTGCAGGTGCGGACGCCGTAG